Proteins encoded by one window of Polaribacter haliotis:
- a CDS encoding HEPN domain-containing protein, producing MQSFRTEIENPVVEKDILELERKIQLFKEGKIDEERFRSLRLARGVYGQRQFGVQMIRIKLPYGKVTSEQLHRISDVSDEYSRGRLHITTRQDIQIHHVSLDRTPELWAQLEKDDITLREACGNAVRNITASETAGIDINEPFDVSPYADATFKFFLRNPICQEMGRKFKMSFSGTDDDTAISFIHDLGFIAKVKTENGVTKKGFKVLLGGGLGSQPRHADVIYEFLEEDVLIPTIEGVLRIFDRFGERAKRAKARLKFLVKDLGVEAFLDLVSAEVNALENKTFKVDTTAFEQPIVFQETVIPSVKIEDEVAYKKWKETNVIPQKQEGLFAIGLKIHLGDFYTPKARLLADLVKKYGANEIRLTLRQNILIRHIREELLPFFYVELQKLGFAKAGYNSTADITACPGTDTCNLGISSSTGIAVELEKVLEEEYPNYLNNKEIAIKISGCMNACGQHNMAHIGFQGMSIKVGNLQAPALQILIGGGILGDGKGRFSDKLVKVPSKRGPESLRILLNDVEENQQEKETFLQYYDRQGKTYFYDLLKGLQDTTNLEPSDFIDWGHSENYVKAIGVGECAGVVIDLIATLLFESEEKITNSEEALKENQFSDSIYHAYTSLVNTAKALLIAENVKTNTQAVIISDFQKHFVDTNKFELNGSFEDLVYQIKKEAPTKTFAESYLNDAKSFYKKADAFRKQEVSHV from the coding sequence ATGCAAAGTTTTAGAACCGAAATAGAAAACCCAGTTGTAGAAAAAGACATTCTGGAATTAGAGAGAAAAATTCAACTTTTTAAAGAAGGTAAAATAGACGAAGAACGTTTTAGAAGTTTACGTTTGGCAAGAGGAGTTTATGGTCAGCGTCAATTTGGTGTTCAAATGATTCGTATAAAATTACCTTACGGAAAAGTAACCAGCGAACAATTACACAGAATTTCTGATGTTTCAGACGAATATTCTCGTGGAAGATTGCACATTACTACAAGACAAGATATTCAAATTCATCATGTGAGTTTAGATAGAACTCCAGAATTGTGGGCGCAATTAGAAAAGGACGATATTACTTTACGTGAAGCGTGTGGAAATGCAGTTAGAAATATTACTGCATCAGAAACTGCAGGAATAGACATTAACGAACCTTTCGATGTTTCACCTTATGCAGATGCAACGTTTAAATTCTTTTTAAGAAACCCAATTTGTCAAGAAATGGGACGTAAATTTAAAATGTCTTTTTCGGGAACAGATGATGATACTGCAATTAGTTTTATTCACGATTTAGGTTTTATTGCCAAAGTAAAAACTGAAAACGGAGTTACTAAAAAAGGTTTTAAAGTCTTATTAGGTGGAGGTTTAGGTTCGCAACCAAGACATGCAGATGTTATTTACGAATTTTTAGAAGAAGATGTTTTAATACCTACAATCGAAGGAGTTTTAAGAATTTTCGATAGATTTGGTGAGCGTGCAAAAAGAGCAAAAGCAAGATTAAAATTTTTAGTAAAAGATTTAGGTGTTGAAGCGTTTTTAGACTTGGTTTCTGCGGAAGTAAATGCGTTAGAAAACAAAACTTTTAAAGTTGATACAACTGCTTTTGAACAACCAATCGTTTTTCAAGAAACAGTAATTCCTTCAGTAAAAATAGAAGATGAAGTTGCTTATAAAAAATGGAAAGAAACTAATGTAATTCCACAAAAACAAGAAGGTTTATTTGCCATAGGTTTAAAAATACATTTAGGAGATTTTTACACGCCAAAAGCAAGATTGTTAGCAGATTTAGTTAAAAAATACGGAGCAAATGAAATCCGTTTGACTTTAAGACAGAATATTTTAATTCGTCATATTAGAGAAGAATTATTACCATTTTTCTATGTTGAATTGCAAAAATTAGGTTTCGCAAAAGCAGGTTATAATTCTACAGCAGATATTACAGCTTGTCCAGGAACAGATACGTGTAATTTAGGAATTTCAAGCAGTACAGGAATTGCAGTGGAGTTAGAAAAAGTATTGGAAGAAGAATATCCAAATTACTTAAATAACAAAGAAATTGCCATTAAAATTAGTGGTTGTATGAATGCTTGTGGGCAACATAATATGGCACATATTGGTTTTCAAGGAATGTCTATTAAAGTAGGAAATTTACAAGCGCCAGCATTACAAATTTTAATTGGTGGAGGAATTTTAGGTGATGGAAAAGGACGTTTTTCAGACAAATTGGTAAAAGTACCAAGTAAAAGAGGACCAGAATCTTTACGTATTTTATTGAATGATGTTGAAGAAAATCAGCAAGAAAAAGAGACTTTTTTACAATATTACGACAGACAAGGAAAAACTTATTTCTACGATTTATTAAAAGGATTGCAAGACACCACTAATTTAGAACCAAGCGATTTTATAGATTGGGGGCATTCAGAAAACTACGTAAAAGCAATTGGAGTAGGAGAATGTGCAGGAGTTGTAATCGATTTAATTGCAACACTTTTATTTGAAAGTGAAGAAAAAATTACCAATTCAGAAGAAGCGTTAAAAGAAAATCAGTTTTCAGATAGTATTTATCATGCATATACATCTTTGGTAAATACAGCAAAAGCACTATTGATTGCAGAAAATGTAAAAACAAATACACAAGCAGTAATTATTTCTGATTTTCAGAAGCATTTTGTAGACACTAATAAATTCGAATTGAATGGTTCTTTTGAAGATTTAGTATATCAAATTAAAAAAGAAGCACCAACCAAAACGTTTGCAGAAAGTTATTTGAATGATGCAAAATCATTTTATAAAAAAGCAGATGCGTTTAGAAAACAAGAAGTAAGTCATGTATAA
- a CDS encoding sulfate adenylyltransferase subunit 1 yields MNVLKIATAGSVDDGKSTLIGRLLYDTKSLTDDKLEAIEEKSKQRGFDYLDFSLATDGLVAEREQGITIDVAHIYFSTRKKSFIIADTPGHIEYTRNMVTGASTAQASIVLIDARNGVVEQTYRHFFINNLLRIKDVVIAINKMDLVDFSEEKYNIIKGEIEYLASKSEYKNQNLTFIPLSALQGDNVVSTSENMPWYKGETLMHHLERLDAEDVQEETQVRFPVQTVIRPKTEEYHDFRGYAGKIYGGDLEIGDEVSVLPSQTKSKIKSIHFFNEEFAKAKSGSSVTITLEDNVNVSRGDMLVKVAEEPTITKQINATICWMDKEPLQASQKYYIKHGVNDAQAKITQLNTIIKTDFSGKIENPSALELNQIGDIQLKLSKPLLVDAYNQNKSNGSFILINPKTNNTVGVGFIKSPL; encoded by the coding sequence ATGAACGTATTAAAAATAGCAACAGCAGGAAGTGTAGATGATGGTAAAAGTACCTTAATTGGGCGTTTATTATACGACACAAAATCGTTAACTGACGATAAGTTAGAAGCGATTGAAGAAAAAAGCAAGCAAAGAGGTTTCGATTATTTAGACTTCTCTTTAGCAACAGATGGTTTGGTGGCAGAAAGAGAACAAGGAATTACTATTGATGTTGCTCACATTTACTTTTCAACAAGAAAAAAGAGTTTCATAATTGCAGATACTCCAGGTCATATAGAATATACCAGAAATATGGTTACTGGTGCTTCAACAGCACAAGCTTCTATTGTTTTAATTGATGCGAGAAATGGTGTTGTAGAGCAAACGTATCGTCACTTTTTTATCAATAATTTATTACGAATTAAAGATGTTGTAATTGCTATTAATAAAATGGATTTGGTCGATTTTTCAGAAGAAAAATACAACATTATCAAAGGAGAAATCGAATATTTAGCGAGCAAAAGCGAATATAAAAATCAGAATTTAACGTTCATTCCATTATCTGCTTTACAAGGTGATAATGTAGTTTCTACTTCAGAAAATATGCCTTGGTATAAAGGAGAAACATTAATGCATCATTTAGAAAGATTAGATGCAGAAGATGTACAAGAGGAAACTCAAGTTCGTTTTCCTGTGCAAACAGTAATTAGACCAAAAACAGAGGAATACCACGATTTTAGAGGATATGCTGGTAAAATTTACGGAGGAGATTTAGAAATTGGAGACGAAGTATCTGTATTGCCTTCTCAAACAAAATCGAAAATAAAAAGTATTCATTTTTTTAATGAAGAGTTCGCAAAAGCAAAAAGCGGAAGTTCTGTAACCATCACTTTAGAAGATAATGTGAATGTGAGTAGAGGAGATATGTTGGTAAAAGTTGCAGAAGAACCAACAATTACAAAGCAAATAAATGCTACTATTTGTTGGATGGATAAAGAGCCATTGCAAGCGTCTCAAAAATATTATATCAAACATGGTGTAAATGATGCACAAGCAAAAATTACGCAATTAAATACAATTATTAAGACGGATTTCTCTGGAAAAATAGAAAATCCATCAGCATTAGAATTGAACCAAATAGGAGATATTCAATTAAAATTAAGCAAACCTTTATTGGTAGATGCTTACAATCAAAACAAATCAAATGGATCGTTTATTTTAATCAATCCAAAAACAAATAATACAGTTGGAGTCGGTTTTATAAAAAGCCCCCTTTAA
- the cysD gene encoding sulfate adenylyltransferase subunit CysD, producing MNQRTIQVDALESEAIFIFREVVAQFEKPVLLFSGGKDSITLVRLAQKAFYPAKIPFPLMHIDTGHNFPETIEFRDRLTQELGVELIVRNVQDNIDNGTVKEETGRYASRNMLQTETLLDAIEEFGFDACIGGARRDEEKARAKERIFSVRDDFGQWDEKNQRPEVFDMLNGKIDLGQNVRVFPISNWTELDVWSYIKKENIEIPSIYFAHKRNTFLRDGLIWSADDAVVFRDEEEEVVERMVRFRTVGDMSCTAAVLSHAVDIAKVVEEIRDSSISERGARIDDKRSEAAMEKRKQQGYF from the coding sequence ATGAATCAAAGAACAATACAAGTAGATGCTTTAGAAAGCGAAGCAATTTTTATTTTTAGAGAAGTAGTAGCACAGTTCGAAAAACCGGTGTTATTATTTTCTGGAGGAAAAGATAGTATAACGTTAGTAAGATTAGCGCAGAAAGCATTTTATCCAGCAAAAATTCCATTTCCTTTAATGCACATAGATACAGGTCATAATTTTCCTGAAACTATCGAATTTAGAGATCGTTTAACACAAGAATTAGGTGTTGAATTAATCGTGAGAAACGTACAAGACAATATCGACAATGGAACAGTAAAGGAAGAAACTGGTAGATATGCAAGTAGAAATATGTTGCAAACAGAAACACTTCTAGATGCTATTGAAGAATTTGGTTTTGATGCATGTATTGGTGGCGCAAGAAGAGATGAAGAAAAAGCAAGAGCAAAAGAAAGAATCTTTTCAGTAAGAGACGATTTTGGTCAATGGGATGAAAAAAACCAACGTCCAGAAGTGTTTGATATGTTAAATGGAAAGATAGATTTAGGTCAGAACGTACGTGTTTTTCCAATTTCTAATTGGACAGAATTAGACGTTTGGTCTTACATAAAAAAAGAAAATATCGAAATTCCTTCCATTTATTTTGCACACAAAAGAAACACTTTTTTAAGAGACGGTCTTATTTGGTCTGCAGATGATGCCGTTGTTTTTAGAGACGAAGAGGAAGAAGTTGTAGAAAGAATGGTTCGTTTTAGAACGGTTGGCGACATGAGTTGTACAGCCGCAGTTTTATCGCACGCAGTTGATATTGCAAAAGTGGTCGAAGAAATTAGAGATTCCTCCATTTCAGAAAGAGGTGCAAGAATCGATGATAAACGTTCGGAAGCCGCAATGGAAAAGAGAAAACAGCAAGGATATTTTTAG